A genomic window from Pseudomonadota bacterium includes:
- a CDS encoding GAF domain-containing protein, translating into MSRPKLGELLLQNGLITAEQLSTALHSQVVNAGRLGSNVVELGFTSVDALSDVLAFQLGVPAVGPSDLTAPDPRVLSAIPATVCGKYKLLPFRLLGQTLQVALLDPLREDVLDYLRAGLRVQIQPFVAPQLRLLYALERHYGIPRPKRFLRQPGSPEPRDERRTYLQPTVAAPETTPVVAAAPPTPRPRAPGGSVSGSFELVYLDEVPRACADDAFDVEVELPTKPAAASSAGDPLLARIDQATARDELIKAMVEPVNASVTLSLLLLVRNEMAVGLAAWGGASSQKQVRSLVVPINTASLLQRATAEHTPLRAMAGEDGMQAMIATYLQAPTPQACCVVPVMLLERVINLICVQSKTPLSDGNVELLQRVAERAALAYERLVRGNQRTGD; encoded by the coding sequence GTGTCGCGCCCCAAGCTCGGCGAGCTGCTGCTGCAAAATGGGCTGATCACGGCCGAGCAGCTCAGCACGGCGCTGCACAGCCAGGTGGTCAACGCTGGGCGCCTGGGCTCGAACGTGGTCGAGCTCGGCTTCACCTCGGTCGACGCGCTCTCCGACGTGCTGGCCTTCCAGCTTGGGGTGCCCGCGGTCGGGCCCAGCGATCTCACCGCACCCGATCCGCGGGTCCTGAGCGCGATCCCGGCGACCGTTTGCGGCAAGTACAAGCTGCTCCCTTTTCGGCTGCTCGGCCAAACCCTGCAGGTGGCGCTGCTCGATCCGCTGCGCGAGGACGTGCTCGACTACCTTCGCGCCGGGCTGCGCGTGCAAATCCAGCCCTTTGTCGCCCCTCAGCTCCGGCTGCTCTATGCCCTCGAGCGCCACTACGGCATCCCGCGTCCCAAGCGCTTTCTGCGGCAACCAGGCTCGCCCGAACCGCGCGACGAGCGCCGCACCTATCTTCAACCGACAGTTGCCGCCCCGGAGACCACGCCGGTCGTCGCCGCAGCGCCACCCACGCCCCGGCCGCGCGCCCCGGGTGGCTCCGTCAGCGGCAGCTTCGAGCTCGTCTACCTCGACGAGGTGCCGCGAGCCTGCGCAGACGATGCCTTCGACGTCGAGGTCGAGCTGCCGACGAAACCCGCCGCAGCCAGCAGCGCCGGCGACCCGCTGCTCGCTCGCATCGACCAGGCCACCGCTCGCGACGAGCTGATCAAGGCCATGGTCGAGCCCGTCAACGCGAGCGTGACGCTGAGTCTCCTCTTGCTCGTGCGCAATGAGATGGCCGTCGGGCTGGCGGCGTGGGGCGGGGCCTCGTCGCAGAAGCAGGTGCGCAGCCTCGTCGTGCCGATCAACACGGCCTCACTGCTACAGCGCGCCACCGCCGAGCACACCCCGCTCCGCGCGATGGCCGGCGAGGACGGCATGCAGGCCATGATCGCGACCTATCTGCAGGCGCCCACGCCGCAGGCCTGCTGCGTGGTGCCCGTGATGCTGCTGGAGCGCGTGATCAACCTGATCTGTGTCCAGAGCAAGACGCCGCTGAGTGACGGCAACGTCGAGCTCCTGCAGCGCGTCGCAGAGCGGGCCGCGCTGGCCTACGAACGCCTCGTCCGGGGCAACCAACGCACCGGCGACTGA
- a CDS encoding phosphatase PAP2 family protein, with translation MRSRRRGVAAALLVVVAVGGDPRSFANGPGAAAAGVPAKRQQVAEPQAPGPPTKPTPLHWDERWPRMRAWEYLATATSLALLAYVQFGTYRSSRPRWRGGILFDDAVQDVLRLHSRPARARADLASDVFWGLTHLVPAVDALVVALALRRSVDVAWQLVALDAEALSLMAFASRAMHKTARRARPAYERCLDDRSYDPRCGASSAVAGFWSGHFAMTAAAAGLTCAHHAQLPLYGGGWADRLACAATIGTATVTGLLRVMADRHYLSDSLIGGAVGFLVGWGLPTWLHYRWKGDASRARPRDRRSTSRPLLIPTAERGAAGLALVGAF, from the coding sequence GTGCGGTCGCGTCGGCGCGGCGTCGCAGCCGCGCTGCTCGTCGTCGTCGCCGTTGGCGGCGACCCGCGATCCTTCGCCAACGGGCCAGGCGCGGCAGCCGCGGGGGTCCCGGCCAAGCGCCAGCAGGTCGCCGAGCCCCAGGCCCCAGGCCCGCCGACCAAGCCCACGCCGCTGCATTGGGACGAGCGGTGGCCGCGCATGCGCGCCTGGGAGTACCTGGCGACGGCGACGAGCCTGGCGCTGCTGGCCTACGTGCAGTTCGGAACCTATCGCAGCAGCCGCCCGCGCTGGCGCGGAGGCATCCTCTTCGACGACGCCGTGCAGGACGTGCTGCGCCTGCATAGTCGCCCGGCCCGCGCGCGAGCGGACCTCGCCAGCGACGTCTTCTGGGGGCTGACCCACCTCGTCCCAGCGGTCGATGCGCTCGTCGTCGCGCTCGCGCTGCGGCGCAGCGTCGACGTGGCCTGGCAGCTCGTCGCCCTCGACGCCGAGGCGTTGAGCCTAATGGCCTTCGCCTCGCGCGCGATGCACAAGACCGCCCGCCGCGCGCGGCCGGCCTACGAGCGCTGCCTCGACGACCGCAGCTACGACCCTCGTTGCGGCGCCAGCTCGGCGGTGGCCGGCTTCTGGAGCGGGCACTTCGCGATGACCGCCGCCGCTGCGGGGCTGACCTGTGCTCACCACGCCCAGCTACCGCTCTATGGCGGCGGCTGGGCCGATCGCCTGGCCTGCGCGGCGACCATCGGCACGGCCACGGTCACGGGCCTGCTGCGGGTGATGGCCGATCGCCACTACCTCAGCGACTCGCTGATCGGCGGCGCGGTCGGATTTCTCGTCGGCTGGGGCCTCCCCACCTGGCTACACTACCGTTGGAAGGGCGACGCGTCGCGCGCTCGCCCGCGCGACCGACGCTCGACCTCACGCCCCCTGCTGATCCCGACGGCGGAACGTGGTGCCGCCGGCCTGGCGTTGGTCGGCGCGTTTTGA
- the moeB gene encoding molybdopterin-synthase adenylyltransferase MoeB: MALPARDASRVRTMDAGAAELTRDELLRYGRQLILPEVTAAGQRRLKQARVLCVGAGGLGSPLALYLGAAGVGTLGLVDGDVVELTNLQRQILYDSSDLGRPKLDAACARLRALNPAITVVPHALRLVRTNALGLLRDYDVIADGSDNFATRYLVNDAAVLLGKPNVSGSVYRFAGQLSVFHPGRGPCYRCLFPEPPPPGLVPSCAESGVLGVLPGIIGAMQALEVLKLLLAEGEPLIGRLLLLDGLGARCRELAIARNPACALCGDAPTITALDDNYEALCGQASGSCAAAASSPPIAYCEVEALCKARATGETPALLDVREAHEHALVRLPEATLIPLGQLPARLHELALERSYVIYCHHGTRAERAFHLLRQAGFTGLRVLAGGIDAWAARIDPTLPRY, encoded by the coding sequence ATGGCCCTGCCGGCGCGCGACGCATCGAGGGTCAGGACGATGGACGCAGGGGCAGCGGAACTCACGCGCGACGAGCTGCTGCGCTACGGCCGGCAGCTGATCCTTCCCGAGGTCACTGCCGCCGGACAGCGGCGCCTCAAGCAGGCGCGCGTGCTCTGCGTCGGCGCGGGCGGGCTGGGCTCACCGCTCGCGCTCTACCTCGGCGCAGCGGGCGTCGGCACGCTTGGCCTCGTCGATGGCGACGTGGTCGAGTTGACCAACCTCCAGCGGCAGATCCTCTACGACAGCAGCGACCTCGGCCGACCCAAGCTCGACGCCGCCTGCGCACGCCTGCGGGCGCTCAACCCGGCGATCACCGTCGTGCCGCACGCGCTGCGCCTGGTCCGCACCAACGCGCTTGGCTTGCTGCGCGACTACGACGTGATTGCCGACGGCTCGGACAACTTCGCCACGCGCTACCTAGTCAACGACGCTGCCGTCCTCCTCGGCAAACCCAACGTCTCGGGGAGCGTCTATCGCTTCGCCGGGCAGCTCAGCGTCTTCCACCCGGGTCGCGGGCCCTGCTATCGCTGTCTCTTCCCCGAGCCACCACCGCCCGGGCTCGTGCCCTCCTGCGCCGAGAGCGGCGTCCTCGGCGTGTTGCCGGGCATCATCGGCGCGATGCAGGCGCTCGAGGTGCTGAAGCTGCTGCTCGCAGAGGGCGAGCCGCTGATCGGTCGGCTGCTCTTGCTGGACGGACTGGGCGCGCGCTGCCGTGAGCTCGCCATCGCGCGCAATCCCGCGTGTGCGCTTTGCGGGGACGCGCCGACGATCACCGCGCTCGACGACAACTACGAGGCGCTCTGCGGCCAGGCCAGCGGCAGCTGCGCGGCGGCGGCGTCGTCGCCGCCGATTGCCTACTGCGAGGTCGAGGCGCTGTGCAAGGCGCGCGCGACGGGTGAGACGCCTGCGCTGCTCGATGTGCGCGAAGCGCATGAACACGCGCTCGTGCGGCTTCCAGAGGCCACGCTGATCCCCCTGGGCCAGCTCCCCGCGCGGCTGCACGAGCTCGCTCTCGAGCGCAGCTACGTCATCTATTGCCACCACGGGACGCGGGCCGAGCGGGCCTTCCACCTGCTGCGCCAGGCGGGCTTCACGGGCCTTCGCGTCCTCGCCGGCGGCATCGACGCCTGGGCCGCGCGCATCGATCCGACACTGCCGCGCTATTGA
- a CDS encoding cation-translocating P-type ATPase — MLVARLAVVPKLGLTQARAAELLTVHGANRLAEQAPPSLSARLLGQLRDITVVALLVAAVIAAVIAWLTGDPAEHGLARYGDTLAILIIVALNAVVGLLQEKRAERALAALRDLTSPQARVRRDGVLRCVDATELVPGDILVLSEGDRVAADARLLEGHALEVREAMLTGEALPVGKCHRGALDAATALAERSNMLWMGTEVVQGRGSALIVATGMDTELGKIAGMLGAISSEPTPLQSYLARFGRWVVWACVAVSAVVFAVGLAAGRQTFAELLLTAVSLAVAAIPEGLPAITTIVLALGTQRMARRQALVRHLPAVEGLGAAQIICTDKTGTLTQNLMTVRRIATAGLTYQVSAETADEISAFHLISEHNTRVRVIPRDHPALWQLVEHAAHVRDVTLAREAGEIVVRGGNPTEVALARLALEAGMTGLGPRAVLHDLTFTSTRKLATLVVADGDRPRALVRGAPEVILARAQRTLRADGSSTALTAAERERLLAQTTAWGAEAMRVVALAAREHAPEVLEDWECELTLLGLVALDDPPRPEARAAIARAHQAGIITMMITGDLPATARSVARELELTAPQSADAEGTLLSGAELDALDDEALAARLDTLRIVARATPAHKLRVLEALQARGKVCAMTGDGVNDAPAVKAAGIGVAMGRTGTEVTKAAADLVLADDNFATIVAAVEEGRAIFSNIKKFIFFLLSSNAGIVLTVFAAGLFGWAPPLSPTQILWINLITNGLPALALGLEPTEPGLMAAPPRDPQAPALDARAYWRMLVIGILMAGAALTTFALLAGQPHTLHAPTHRLAQTGCFATLSLTALFHAFNCRSTTASNFELGWFSNRPLWAAILFSLALLGLAIYVRPLQPIFHTRALPWDDLGALAAISSLPLVLVESIKLAAWARRRCLTTAK; from the coding sequence ATGCTCGTCGCGCGGCTCGCGGTCGTCCCGAAACTCGGGCTGACGCAAGCGCGCGCAGCGGAGCTGCTGACCGTCCACGGTGCCAACCGCTTGGCCGAGCAGGCCCCGCCTTCACTCAGCGCTCGCTTGCTCGGCCAGCTCCGCGACATCACCGTCGTCGCCCTGCTCGTCGCGGCCGTGATCGCGGCCGTCATAGCGTGGCTCACCGGGGACCCCGCGGAGCATGGGCTCGCGCGCTACGGCGACACCCTGGCGATCCTGATCATCGTCGCGCTCAACGCGGTGGTCGGCCTGCTCCAAGAAAAACGCGCGGAGCGCGCCCTTGCCGCGCTGCGCGACCTCACGAGTCCGCAGGCCAGGGTGCGGCGCGACGGCGTCCTGCGCTGCGTCGACGCGACCGAGCTCGTCCCGGGCGACATCCTGGTGCTCAGCGAAGGTGACCGCGTCGCTGCCGACGCACGCCTGCTCGAAGGCCACGCGCTCGAGGTCCGCGAGGCGATGCTGACCGGCGAGGCGCTGCCGGTCGGCAAATGCCATCGAGGCGCGCTCGATGCCGCCACCGCACTAGCCGAACGCAGCAACATGCTCTGGATGGGCACCGAGGTCGTGCAGGGCCGCGGCAGCGCCTTGATCGTCGCCACCGGCATGGACACCGAGCTGGGCAAGATCGCCGGCATGCTCGGCGCGATCAGCAGCGAGCCGACGCCGCTGCAGAGCTACCTGGCGCGCTTCGGCCGCTGGGTCGTCTGGGCCTGCGTCGCCGTGTCGGCGGTGGTCTTTGCGGTCGGGCTGGCGGCCGGGCGACAGACCTTCGCCGAGCTGCTGCTGACGGCGGTCAGCCTCGCGGTCGCCGCCATCCCCGAGGGCCTGCCGGCGATCACCACGATCGTCCTGGCGCTGGGCACCCAGCGCATGGCTCGACGTCAGGCGCTGGTGCGGCACCTGCCCGCCGTCGAAGGCCTCGGCGCGGCGCAGATCATCTGCACCGACAAGACCGGTACCCTGACGCAGAACCTGATGACGGTGCGCCGGATCGCGACCGCCGGACTCACCTACCAGGTGAGCGCGGAGACGGCCGACGAGATCAGCGCGTTCCACCTGATCAGCGAGCACAACACCAGGGTCCGCGTCATCCCACGCGATCACCCCGCCCTCTGGCAGCTCGTCGAACACGCGGCTCATGTGCGCGATGTAACGCTGGCGCGCGAGGCCGGCGAGATCGTCGTGCGCGGCGGCAACCCCACCGAGGTCGCGCTCGCGCGCCTCGCCCTGGAAGCCGGCATGACGGGGCTCGGACCGCGCGCGGTGCTGCATGACCTCACCTTCACCTCGACGCGCAAGCTAGCCACCCTGGTCGTGGCCGACGGCGACCGGCCGCGCGCGCTGGTGCGCGGGGCGCCCGAGGTGATCCTGGCGCGGGCCCAGCGCACGCTGCGGGCCGATGGCAGCTCGACGGCGCTGACGGCCGCGGAGCGCGAGCGCCTGCTGGCGCAGACGACGGCCTGGGGGGCTGAGGCCATGCGCGTGGTCGCGCTCGCTGCGCGGGAGCACGCACCCGAGGTGCTCGAGGACTGGGAATGCGAGCTGACCCTGCTCGGCCTCGTCGCGCTCGACGACCCGCCGCGGCCCGAGGCCCGCGCGGCGATCGCGCGCGCGCATCAGGCCGGCATCATCACCATGATGATCACCGGCGACCTTCCGGCAACCGCGCGCTCGGTCGCGCGGGAGCTCGAGCTCACGGCACCGCAGTCGGCCGATGCGGAGGGCACGCTGCTCAGCGGCGCCGAGCTCGATGCGCTCGACGACGAGGCGTTGGCGGCGCGCCTCGACACCCTGCGCATCGTCGCCCGCGCCACCCCCGCCCATAAGCTGCGCGTGCTCGAGGCGTTGCAGGCCCGCGGCAAGGTCTGTGCGATGACGGGCGACGGCGTCAACGACGCACCCGCGGTCAAGGCCGCCGGCATCGGCGTCGCGATGGGCCGCACCGGCACCGAGGTGACCAAGGCCGCGGCCGATCTCGTGCTCGCCGACGATAACTTCGCGACGATCGTCGCCGCGGTCGAAGAGGGCCGGGCGATCTTCAGCAACATCAAGAAGTTCATCTTCTTCCTGCTCTCCTCCAACGCGGGCATCGTGCTCACCGTCTTTGCGGCCGGGCTCTTCGGTTGGGCGCCACCCCTATCGCCGACCCAGATTCTGTGGATCAACCTGATCACCAATGGGCTGCCCGCGCTGGCGCTCGGCTTGGAGCCGACAGAGCCGGGGCTGATGGCCGCTCCGCCTCGCGACCCGCAGGCCCCGGCGCTCGACGCCAGGGCCTACTGGCGGATGCTGGTCATCGGCATCCTGATGGCAGGCGCGGCGCTGACGACCTTCGCTCTGCTCGCCGGCCAGCCGCACACCCTGCATGCCCCGACGCATCGCCTGGCGCAGACGGGCTGCTTCGCGACCCTCAGCCTGACGGCGCTCTTCCACGCGTTCAATTGCCGCTCGACGACGGCCTCGAACTTCGAGTTGGGCTGGTTCTCCAATCGCCCGCTCTGGGCGGCAATCCTCTTCAGCCTCGCCCTGCTCGGCCTCGCGATCTACGTGCGACCGCTGCAGCCGATCTTTCACACCCGCGCCCTGCCCTGGGATGACCTCGGAGCGCTGGCGGCGATCAGCAGCCTGCCGCTCGTGCTGGTGGAGTCAATCAAGCTCGCCGCCTGGGCGCGGCGCCGGTGCTTGACCACGGCGAAGTGA
- the glgX gene encoding glycogen debranching protein GlgX encodes MQFRTHVGRPYPLGATVMADGINFAIFSRHGTAVYLELFDSVDAHAPSATIRLDPRFNRTGDVWHVFATNLRGGQLYGYRVDGPYAPVEAGHRFNVHKLLTDPYARALVGEYGVEHDALYGYDRSSPQRDLSFNAQDSTRHTVKSIAIANQPYDWESDQPPRVPLDDSVFYETHVRGFTLHPSSGVEHRGTYLGLIEKIPHLKRLGVTAVELLPVHEFNMREPAGTDPVTQRTITNYWGYSTLGFFSPEQDYASSRGTNAVGEVVEFKEMVKHLHRAGIEVILDVVFNHTGEGNQLGPTLSFRGLDNAVYYMLHKGRHYKNYSGCGNTVNCNHPVVKQFILDCLRYWVVEMHVDGFRFDLATILGRGRQGQWIGELSLLYDIGGDPILRGSKLIAEAWDAEGMYKVGGFPEGWAEWNGRYRDDVRRFLRGDEGVVADLARRLGGSQDLFGTKSSPSHSINFITCHDGFTLRDLVSYEQKHNERNGEGNRDGTDHNLSRNWGAEGETSDPGVRAVRLRQAKNAMALLLFSRGTPMLLGGDELWRTQQGNNNTYCQDNELSWLDWSNKSEAQEFERFVRLVVALRQRHPALRRPCFVDPFGPPRHQGGGFAAHDIIWHGVHLGQPDWSQHSHALALQVRGQPPTSAPHSRDDELYIAFNQWTEPLDFELPPLRQAPWRRVLDTGRPSPEDIVEEAHAPQVTGDRYRLAARAVLLLIAALPMTEPPAAP; translated from the coding sequence ATGCAGTTCAGAACGCATGTCGGTCGACCCTACCCGCTCGGCGCCACCGTGATGGCCGACGGGATCAACTTCGCGATCTTTTCGCGCCATGGCACCGCGGTCTATCTTGAGCTCTTCGACTCCGTCGACGCCCACGCCCCCAGTGCGACGATTCGTCTCGACCCGCGCTTCAACCGCACCGGCGACGTCTGGCATGTCTTCGCCACGAATTTGCGCGGTGGGCAGCTCTACGGCTATCGGGTGGACGGGCCCTATGCGCCGGTCGAGGCGGGCCACCGCTTCAACGTCCACAAGCTGCTCACGGATCCCTACGCCCGCGCCCTGGTCGGCGAGTACGGCGTCGAGCACGATGCCCTCTACGGCTACGACCGCAGCTCGCCGCAGCGCGACCTGAGCTTCAACGCCCAGGACAGCACGCGCCATACGGTCAAGTCGATTGCCATCGCCAACCAGCCCTACGACTGGGAGTCCGACCAACCGCCGCGCGTGCCGCTCGACGACAGCGTCTTCTATGAGACGCACGTGCGCGGCTTCACCTTGCACCCCTCATCGGGCGTGGAGCATCGCGGCACCTACCTCGGCCTGATCGAGAAGATCCCTCACCTCAAGCGCCTCGGCGTGACTGCGGTCGAGCTGCTGCCCGTGCATGAATTCAACATGCGCGAGCCGGCCGGCACCGATCCCGTCACGCAGCGGACCATCACCAACTACTGGGGATATTCGACGCTCGGCTTCTTCTCGCCGGAGCAGGACTATGCCTCGAGCCGCGGGACGAACGCCGTGGGTGAGGTCGTCGAGTTCAAGGAGATGGTCAAGCACCTGCACCGAGCGGGGATCGAGGTCATTCTCGACGTGGTGTTCAACCACACCGGCGAAGGCAATCAGCTCGGTCCGACGCTGAGCTTCCGCGGCCTCGACAACGCCGTCTATTACATGCTGCACAAGGGACGCCACTACAAGAACTACTCGGGCTGCGGCAACACCGTGAACTGCAACCATCCGGTGGTGAAGCAGTTCATCCTCGACTGCCTACGCTACTGGGTGGTCGAGATGCACGTCGACGGCTTCCGCTTCGACCTCGCGACGATCCTCGGCCGCGGGCGCCAGGGTCAATGGATCGGCGAGCTGAGCCTGCTCTACGATATCGGCGGCGATCCGATCCTACGCGGTTCCAAGCTGATCGCCGAGGCTTGGGACGCCGAGGGCATGTACAAGGTCGGCGGCTTCCCCGAGGGCTGGGCCGAGTGGAATGGTCGCTATCGCGACGATGTACGCCGCTTCCTCCGCGGCGACGAGGGCGTCGTCGCCGATCTGGCGCGCCGCCTGGGCGGCAGCCAGGACCTCTTCGGCACCAAGAGCAGTCCGTCACACAGCATCAACTTCATCACCTGCCACGACGGCTTCACTCTGCGCGATCTCGTCTCCTACGAGCAGAAGCACAACGAGCGCAACGGCGAGGGCAACCGCGACGGGACGGATCACAATCTCAGCCGCAACTGGGGCGCCGAGGGCGAGACGAGTGATCCGGGCGTGCGCGCCGTCCGGCTGCGGCAGGCCAAGAACGCGATGGCGTTGCTCTTGTTCTCACGGGGCACCCCGATGCTCCTCGGCGGCGATGAACTCTGGCGCACGCAGCAGGGCAACAACAACACCTATTGCCAGGACAACGAGCTGAGCTGGCTCGACTGGAGCAACAAGAGCGAGGCGCAGGAGTTCGAACGCTTCGTGCGGCTAGTGGTCGCGCTGCGACAGCGGCATCCCGCCCTGCGTCGACCATGCTTCGTCGACCCCTTCGGCCCACCCCGGCACCAGGGCGGGGGCTTCGCCGCCCACGACATCATTTGGCACGGCGTGCATCTGGGCCAGCCCGACTGGTCGCAGCACTCCCACGCGCTGGCGTTGCAGGTACGCGGACAGCCGCCGACCAGCGCTCCCCACAGCCGCGATGACGAGCTCTACATCGCCTTCAACCAGTGGACCGAGCCGCTCGACTTCGAGCTGCCGCCGCTGCGTCAGGCGCCCTGGCGGCGCGTGCTCGACACCGGTCGGCCGAGTCCCGAGGATATCGTCGAGGAGGCCCACGCGCCGCAGGTCACGGGCGATCGCTATCGCCTCGCGGCGCGGGCCGTGCTGCTCTTGATTGCCGCCCTGCCCATGACCGAGCCACCCGCCGCGCCCTGA
- a CDS encoding LptF/LptG family permease yields MSWALLALTLTVAALQLMRIGHHLLAGRSALADVALLSGLALPTLIIALAPAAVLGGLLLTAQRLRVEGVWETLEAAGARPWQRAWPLLAVALSVALLVAALGRWAEPRALAASEVRLWRQGARAWLHQLSSGRWHELGGQALARRAAGSGQTGAPALALRAVAVSERCADALTLHGLILAGGEPPAVIVARRALLEIEDTGALRLTLRDGEVARGASAGLTAWRWGFVTARQRLDLRGGLARHLGWLQRDRADGAAAAQRAGLCLLLGLGATLVGLRAQRPAPAAAIALIMLAGAELGGFAVGLALVAANEALWHAGRWRRRRRAGRRSPQRPRPSLPSTCS; encoded by the coding sequence GTGAGCTGGGCGCTGCTCGCGCTGACGCTGACGGTGGCCGCGTTGCAGCTCATGCGGATCGGCCACCATCTGCTCGCCGGCCGCAGCGCTCTGGCCGACGTCGCCCTGCTCTCGGGGCTCGCGCTGCCGACGCTGATCATCGCGCTGGCGCCGGCCGCGGTGCTCGGAGGCCTGCTGCTGACCGCACAGCGGCTGCGCGTCGAAGGTGTCTGGGAGACGTTGGAGGCGGCGGGCGCGCGACCCTGGCAACGCGCCTGGCCCTTGCTCGCGGTCGCGCTCAGCGTGGCCCTGCTGGTCGCGGCGCTCGGTCGCTGGGCGGAGCCGCGCGCGCTCGCGGCCAGCGAAGTGCGGCTCTGGCGCCAGGGTGCGCGCGCCTGGCTCCATCAGCTCTCCTCCGGTCGCTGGCATGAGCTCGGCGGACAGGCGCTCGCGCGGCGCGCGGCGGGCAGCGGGCAGACGGGCGCGCCCGCGCTTGCGCTGCGCGCGGTGGCGGTCAGCGAGCGTTGCGCCGACGCGCTGACGCTGCACGGACTGATCCTCGCCGGGGGCGAACCGCCCGCCGTGATTGTCGCGCGGCGGGCGTTGCTCGAGATCGAAGACACGGGCGCCCTGCGGCTGACCCTGCGCGATGGGGAAGTCGCGCGCGGCGCGAGCGCCGGGCTGACGGCCTGGCGCTGGGGCTTCGTCACGGCCCGCCAGCGGCTGGACCTGCGCGGCGGCCTGGCGCGGCACCTGGGTTGGCTGCAGCGCGATCGCGCTGACGGGGCAGCGGCCGCGCAGCGCGCCGGTCTCTGCCTGTTGCTCGGACTCGGCGCGACCCTGGTCGGCCTGCGCGCCCAGCGACCTGCGCCGGCCGCCGCGATCGCCCTGATCATGCTGGCCGGCGCCGAGCTGGGCGGGTTCGCTGTCGGACTGGCGCTCGTCGCCGCGAATGAGGCGCTGTGGCATGCGGGACGCTGGCGCAGGCGGCGGCGAGCCGGGCGGAGGTCGCCTCAGCGCCCGCGCCCGTCGCTGCCCAGCACCTGCTCGTAG